A single region of the Austwickia chelonae genome encodes:
- a CDS encoding SDR family oxidoreductase produces the protein MNPRFADRVVLVTGASRGIGLAIAHRLVDEGAKVCLTARGQEQLDLAVEELGGPQHAFGVPGRADDPEHHQRTVNAVLDKWGRLDHLVNNAGINPAYGPLTSIDTGAARKLLEVNILGTLGWVQNVHQAWMSEHGGSIVNIASVAGIRPAPGIAMYGASKSAVIHLTEELALELAPTTRVNAVAPGVIKTHFAEALYRNREEHLSTHYPLGRLGTPTDVGGAVAFLLSDDATWITGHTIVIDGGLTLRGGE, from the coding sequence ATGAACCCGCGATTCGCCGACCGAGTAGTACTCGTCACCGGTGCCAGCCGCGGCATAGGCCTGGCTATCGCCCACCGGCTCGTGGACGAAGGTGCCAAGGTATGCCTCACCGCACGAGGACAAGAACAACTCGACCTCGCCGTGGAAGAGCTTGGCGGACCCCAACATGCCTTCGGTGTCCCCGGTCGAGCCGATGACCCAGAGCACCATCAACGAACTGTGAACGCCGTCCTCGACAAGTGGGGAAGGCTGGACCATCTGGTCAACAATGCTGGGATCAACCCCGCCTACGGTCCCTTGACCAGCATCGATACCGGAGCAGCTCGAAAACTCCTCGAGGTCAACATCCTGGGGACCCTCGGATGGGTCCAGAACGTGCACCAGGCCTGGATGTCCGAACACGGAGGCAGCATCGTCAATATCGCCTCCGTTGCCGGCATCCGGCCTGCACCAGGAATCGCCATGTACGGCGCCAGCAAATCCGCCGTCATCCACCTCACCGAAGAACTGGCCCTCGAACTGGCACCCACTACTCGGGTCAACGCCGTCGCACCCGGCGTCATCAAAACGCACTTCGCCGAAGCCCTCTACCGCAACCGGGAAGAACACCTCAGCACCCACTACCCCCTAGGACGACTCGGCACCCCCACCGATGTCGGCGGAGCCGTGGCCTTCCTCCTCTCCGACGACGCCACCTGGATCACCGGACACACCATCGTGATCGACGGTGGACTCACCCTCCGCGGTGGCGAATGA
- a CDS encoding acyl-CoA dehydrogenase family protein, whose translation MPRNIYSEDHEAFRQSCREFVERTLAPRAEEMINQKLIPREIWEEAGRQGFFGLCIPEEYGGAGIDDYRFNAVLGEELGKFTAAVSSCFGIHSDITAPYLVHLGTDEQKKRWLPGVASGKKIMSIGMTEPSGGSDLAALKTTAVLADDGSGDWIINGSKTFITNGHQCDLAVVAARTDPAKGARGISLFVLEAGTQGYTKGNKLDKVGQPESDTAELFFDNVRVTSGHLLGEAGSGFIAMMQHLPQERVGNAIANIANAKQILLETIQYTKDRKAFGQPIGSFQHNKFKIAEMVTAVEVAEAYIDDCVVAHAEGKLTPIDAAKAKWWASQVQCDVLDECVQLHGGYGFMNEYRVARAWKDARVHKIWAGSNEIMKELIGRDLGL comes from the coding sequence ATGCCGCGTAATATCTACAGCGAGGACCACGAAGCCTTTCGCCAGTCCTGTCGAGAATTCGTCGAACGGACTCTGGCCCCTCGTGCCGAGGAGATGATCAACCAGAAACTGATACCTCGGGAAATCTGGGAAGAGGCCGGCAGGCAGGGATTCTTCGGCCTCTGCATCCCTGAAGAATACGGTGGAGCAGGCATCGACGATTACCGGTTCAATGCCGTTCTGGGGGAGGAGCTGGGTAAATTCACCGCCGCTGTTTCTTCGTGCTTCGGGATTCACTCAGATATCACCGCACCTTATCTGGTTCACCTGGGCACCGACGAGCAGAAGAAGAGATGGCTTCCCGGAGTGGCTTCCGGTAAAAAAATCATGTCCATCGGGATGACCGAGCCCTCAGGAGGATCGGATCTCGCTGCCTTGAAAACGACAGCCGTCCTGGCAGATGACGGATCAGGTGACTGGATCATCAACGGTTCAAAAACATTCATCACGAATGGTCATCAGTGCGACCTAGCGGTTGTCGCAGCACGGACAGATCCCGCCAAGGGTGCTCGTGGAATATCATTATTCGTCCTCGAAGCAGGAACCCAGGGATACACCAAGGGAAATAAGCTCGATAAAGTAGGCCAGCCTGAATCTGATACGGCAGAGTTGTTCTTCGACAATGTTCGAGTCACTTCAGGTCATCTTCTCGGCGAAGCCGGGTCCGGGTTCATTGCAATGATGCAACATCTCCCTCAAGAACGCGTTGGAAATGCAATCGCCAATATTGCAAATGCCAAACAGATCCTCCTCGAAACGATCCAGTACACCAAGGATCGCAAAGCCTTCGGGCAACCGATCGGGAGCTTCCAACACAACAAGTTCAAGATCGCCGAGATGGTCACCGCAGTCGAGGTCGCCGAAGCTTATATCGACGACTGCGTCGTCGCGCACGCTGAAGGAAAGCTCACACCCATCGATGCCGCCAAAGCCAAATGGTGGGCATCCCAAGTGCAATGCGACGTTCTCGACGAGTGTGTCCAACTCCACGGCGGATACGGGTTCATGAATGAATATCGGGTCGCTCGTGCCTGGAAGGATGCTCGAGTACACAAGATCTGGGCCGGATCGAACGAGATCATGAAGGAACTCATCGGACGAGACCTCGGGCTGTAA